Proteins from a genomic interval of Clostridium sp. M62/1:
- a CDS encoding lectin like domain-containing protein, with protein sequence MKRYHLLRQLKKSGALFLAAVLTLQNGFGAWGAAPYGETETAGLSSQNSSFVSFPSRFEDVMPEGYKEQYYIFSLDSKCDLTISVTFEDSSSPYGAELLDSSLSRLGISERKNGQRLVRKEVRAGTYFLRVFSMGEQEEPQPFTVSIQKMDLSASTVKKTDFSDLHMVAALQGSDSPYQMNGRSPYYTSVPNPDTGQIVWEKLENPSYSGRGVNSGGTYPMPQSYYSSWLGPVEESALPMDSIRDLEGSETYEEYDKYLQEEGIVYESGHEPAIHVQNGIALPKRYRFINGDGSEEENPGWEEHLKNAIMTYGGVTAGIYWGSLACEKPENYYFNGWEYYLLRYDNGNPVYTLANDFDRGNIAMVNHEVVIVGWDDNYSKDNFRYVIDRDVELLPDATASNALKALPESEPEPSAKKARVQKATDSNADMEIPEHEDDDDDRRPQKATDSDADYEEPEQRPKAAEEEELEEWLNSMLPEEDGAWIVRNSWGDSAGEDGYYYVSYCDRRLVSTDNAWAYEATETADNYNKMYQLTSLPYNAELIWTTTANQLMTSTVFTAEEDAADVLKAVSFDLLNNNVHYEIAVNRGDDVGKGWNEENVYASGSKMYAGYYTVRLDKTILLQPGEPFEIILKIENDGSETLAVPMVMNNSGIANIPKQERICFLYDPAEGEDWIDMGNGFMEGNGSNNYYAYFSMKALCNDASLEEGKTEQISELEIDPDVYYPMTEHTSEENETEGEVLLGQDEETCYVYEGHILQTQEKPSLRETGQAGELDIMLPESFDLRDAGVLTPVRDQRFTNTCWAFGSTAAVESSYLLNGSNLYDFNYSSAVSLDTQLPITEEGTVLYYFDQNDEGTMDDARFCPSLLSWDNGPVEDENDKLKWEFSGDLSAVDFSELDVETDGTRMTESGQEVLLFTPKASGTLTVKVSSASDPTKTAACQVVLVEENQVDRIQIFPETMRLRVGSTQTLQVSIEGGDTETVPVFSSDNPGIASVDDKGTVIGLRRGTTVIRARAGGKEASCTVEVWDSRGSSDRGSESRQSGRSQDSSAVVGTWTMAEDGSWSFSSGETVYRDSWGYLHNPYANQGNGESGWFRFDSEGKMVVGWYQDLDGRWYYLNPVSDGSLGKMLTGWQWIPDASGREYCYYFYPDSGSPMGSMAAGLTTPDGYSVNEQGRWCVDGEEQTR encoded by the coding sequence ATGAAACGATATCACCTATTAAGACAACTTAAAAAGTCTGGGGCACTTTTTCTGGCGGCGGTTCTGACTCTTCAGAACGGATTTGGCGCGTGGGGAGCGGCGCCCTATGGAGAAACAGAGACAGCGGGGCTTTCCAGCCAAAACAGCTCCTTTGTCAGTTTTCCCAGCCGTTTTGAGGATGTAATGCCGGAAGGGTATAAGGAGCAATATTATATTTTTTCCCTGGACAGCAAATGCGACCTGACGATTTCGGTAACCTTTGAGGACAGCTCCAGCCCATACGGTGCGGAGCTTTTGGACAGCTCTCTGTCCAGGCTGGGCATTTCCGAGAGAAAGAACGGCCAGCGGCTTGTCCGAAAAGAAGTGCGGGCCGGAACGTATTTTCTTCGGGTATTCTCAATGGGAGAACAGGAAGAGCCCCAGCCTTTTACGGTTTCCATTCAAAAAATGGATCTGTCCGCTTCCACGGTAAAAAAGACGGATTTTTCGGATCTGCACATGGTGGCTGCCCTGCAGGGTTCGGACTCGCCTTACCAGATGAATGGAAGAAGCCCCTACTACACTTCGGTCCCTAACCCCGATACAGGTCAGATCGTTTGGGAGAAACTGGAGAATCCCAGTTATTCAGGAAGAGGAGTAAACAGCGGAGGAACTTATCCAATGCCTCAGAGCTATTATTCCTCCTGGCTGGGGCCGGTGGAGGAGAGTGCTCTGCCAATGGATAGTATTCGGGATTTGGAGGGCTCGGAAACTTATGAAGAGTATGATAAGTATCTCCAGGAGGAGGGGATTGTCTATGAAAGCGGGCATGAACCGGCGATCCATGTGCAGAATGGAATTGCCCTTCCGAAGCGGTACCGGTTTATCAATGGAGACGGAAGCGAAGAGGAAAATCCCGGGTGGGAGGAGCATTTAAAAAATGCCATTATGACTTATGGAGGCGTGACAGCTGGAATATACTGGGGTTCGCTGGCCTGTGAAAAACCGGAAAACTACTATTTTAACGGATGGGAGTATTACCTGCTAAGATACGACAACGGGAATCCGGTCTACACTCTGGCCAACGATTTTGACCGGGGAAATATAGCTATGGTGAATCACGAGGTAGTGATCGTAGGATGGGATGACAATTATTCAAAAGATAATTTCCGCTATGTGATCGACCGGGATGTGGAGCTGCTTCCGGATGCAACAGCCAGCAATGCGCTGAAAGCTCTGCCTGAGTCCGAGCCTGAGCCTTCTGCCAAAAAGGCACGGGTTCAGAAAGCCACAGATTCCAATGCAGACATGGAAATTCCGGAGCACGAGGATGACGACGATGACCGCCGCCCTCAGAAAGCTACGGATTCCGACGCGGATTATGAAGAGCCTGAGCAGAGGCCGAAAGCCGCCGAAGAGGAAGAGCTGGAAGAATGGCTGAATTCTATGCTCCCAGAGGAGGACGGAGCATGGATAGTCCGGAATTCCTGGGGAGACAGTGCCGGGGAGGACGGCTACTACTATGTGTCCTACTGCGACAGAAGGCTTGTTTCCACCGATAATGCCTGGGCATATGAGGCTACGGAGACGGCAGACAATTACAATAAAATGTATCAGCTTACAAGTCTTCCGTATAACGCAGAGTTAATTTGGACCACCACTGCAAATCAGCTGATGACCTCAACGGTTTTTACTGCGGAGGAAGACGCAGCCGATGTTCTTAAGGCAGTTTCTTTTGATCTCCTGAACAATAATGTTCACTATGAGATTGCCGTCAATCGGGGAGATGACGTCGGCAAAGGATGGAACGAAGAAAATGTTTACGCCTCCGGCTCCAAGATGTATGCCGGATATTATACCGTACGCCTGGATAAGACCATCCTGCTGCAGCCGGGAGAGCCATTTGAGATTATTCTGAAAATAGAAAACGACGGCAGTGAAACCCTGGCTGTGCCAATGGTAATGAACAATAGCGGAATTGCAAATATTCCAAAGCAGGAGAGGATTTGCTTTCTGTATGATCCGGCTGAAGGGGAAGACTGGATTGACATGGGAAATGGGTTCATGGAGGGTAATGGATCAAACAACTACTACGCATATTTTTCCATGAAGGCCCTGTGCAACGATGCGTCTTTGGAGGAAGGAAAAACGGAGCAGATTTCAGAACTTGAGATAGACCCGGATGTCTATTATCCTATGACAGAGCATACTTCTGAAGAAAATGAAACAGAGGGAGAAGTGCTTTTAGGCCAAGATGAGGAAACCTGTTATGTCTATGAAGGACATATTCTTCAGACACAGGAGAAACCCTCCTTGCGGGAGACTGGACAGGCCGGAGAACTGGACATCATGCTTCCAGAGTCATTTGACCTGCGGGATGCCGGTGTCCTGACACCAGTCAGAGATCAGAGGTTTACAAATACCTGCTGGGCCTTCGGCTCAACAGCTGCAGTGGAATCCAGCTATCTTCTGAATGGAAGCAACCTGTATGATTTTAATTATTCTTCTGCAGTCAGCCTTGATACACAGCTTCCCATCACAGAGGAGGGCACTGTGCTCTATTATTTCGATCAGAATGACGAGGGCACGATGGATGATGCAAGATTCTGCCCCAGCCTTCTCTCCTGGGATAACGGTCCCGTAGAGGACGAAAACGATAAGCTGAAGTGGGAGTTTTCCGGTGACCTTTCCGCCGTGGATTTTTCAGAGCTTGACGTGGAAACAGACGGTACCCGGATGACAGAGAGCGGCCAGGAAGTTCTGCTGTTTACTCCTAAAGCGAGCGGAACTCTTACAGTAAAAGTCAGCTCCGCCAGTGATCCCACCAAGACAGCTGCCTGCCAGGTAGTGCTGGTGGAGGAAAATCAGGTGGATCGAATTCAGATCTTCCCGGAAACCATGAGGCTCAGGGTGGGAAGCACCCAGACTCTTCAGGTTTCCATAGAAGGCGGCGATACGGAGACTGTCCCGGTATTTTCCTCAGACAATCCGGGCATCGCTTCAGTGGATGATAAGGGAACAGTCATCGGTCTGCGCAGAGGAACCACAGTGATCCGCGCCCGCGCCGGCGGAAAAGAGGCGTCATGCACCGTGGAGGTCTGGGATTCCCGGGGCAGCTCAGACAGAGGCTCTGAAAGCAGACAATCCGGAAGAAGCCAAGACAGCAGCGCTGTAGTAGGGACCTGGACGATGGCTGAGGATGGCTCCTGGAGCTTTTCCTCAGGGGAGACTGTGTATCGCGACAGCTGGGGATACCTTCACAATCCATACGCAAACCAGGGAAATGGAGAGT